One genomic segment of Candidatus Poseidoniia archaeon includes these proteins:
- a CDS encoding metallophosphoesterase — protein sequence MAAVPVPGEPALHLPDEQMLVVADLHYGVEAELLRGGVWVPNRARQRTERLLALVAQVGAERLLLLGDVKHQVPHSSHQQRRDLRRMFAALGEAVQVEVVPGNHDGGLRELAPGSVRFHPVQGTTIGDVGLHHGHAWPMPEVVACRQVVAGHNHPAIAFRDRVEKLHTAPCWLRIPLLAGERYDRVGEELVIIPAFGELAGRTMNREPLTGFGPLLRNGYGDLPAARVESLDGLDFGELRHLMDLRLER from the coding sequence GTGGCGGCGGTCCCGGTCCCGGGCGAGCCTGCGCTGCACCTGCCTGACGAGCAAATGCTGGTCGTGGCGGATTTGCATTACGGTGTCGAGGCGGAGCTGTTGCGGGGCGGAGTGTGGGTTCCCAACCGCGCTCGCCAGCGCACCGAGCGGCTGCTGGCGCTGGTCGCGCAAGTGGGCGCCGAGCGGCTGCTGCTGCTGGGCGACGTGAAGCATCAGGTGCCGCACTCGAGCCACCAGCAGCGGCGCGACCTGCGGCGCATGTTCGCCGCGCTGGGTGAGGCGGTGCAGGTCGAGGTGGTGCCGGGCAACCACGACGGGGGGCTGCGCGAACTCGCACCGGGCAGCGTGCGTTTCCATCCAGTGCAGGGCACCACCATCGGCGACGTGGGACTGCACCACGGCCACGCCTGGCCCATGCCCGAAGTGGTCGCGTGCCGGCAAGTGGTCGCGGGGCACAACCATCCAGCTATCGCCTTCCGGGACCGCGTCGAGAAGCTGCACACCGCGCCCTGCTGGCTGCGCATTCCGCTGCTCGCGGGCGAACGCTACGACAGGGTGGGCGAGGAGCTGGTTATCATCCCTGCCTTCGGCGAACTGGCGGGCCGCACGATGAACCGCGAGCCGCTGACTGGTTTCGGCCCGCTGCTGCGCAACGGCTACGGCGATTTGCCGGCGGCGAGGGTCGAGTCGCTCGACGGCTTGGATTTCGGCGAATTGCGCCATCTGATGGACTTGCGGCTGGAGCGATGA
- a CDS encoding presenilin family intramembrane aspartyl protease PSH produces the protein MSSSETDADGVAGTLAGTAAAGDAVSPSGWWSHRWPLLGLAGCFVVAQLLAMALVPSFDAAEMQAFEDPDDPVNSGLYIVLILVFTAFVLWLVRRGLQNLLQVIFMGAVGMTFVYVFYPLFLELGFAPAGAWLAGIALAVQLTFLLLTFPEWYVINTCGVLISAGAAAIFGISFGLVPALLLLVGLAIYDAWAVYRTGHMVDLADTVMELRLPILLVMPKTRGYSFLKQRSLQAQLVSGEEREAMFMGLGDIVIPGVLAVSAKATLGWGVGLGALLGGLAGFAVLMHFVLGGRPQAGLPLLNGGAILGWALAAFLLTGSLGL, from the coding sequence ATGTCCTCGTCAGAAACGGACGCAGATGGCGTTGCCGGGACGCTCGCCGGAACGGCCGCCGCTGGCGATGCCGTGTCGCCTAGCGGGTGGTGGAGCCATCGCTGGCCGCTGCTGGGGCTGGCGGGCTGTTTCGTCGTGGCTCAGCTGCTGGCGATGGCGCTGGTACCTAGCTTCGACGCGGCCGAGATGCAGGCGTTCGAAGACCCGGACGACCCGGTCAACTCGGGACTCTATATCGTGCTGATTCTGGTTTTCACCGCCTTCGTGCTGTGGCTGGTGCGGCGCGGACTGCAGAACCTGCTGCAGGTGATTTTTATGGGCGCTGTGGGGATGACCTTCGTCTATGTATTCTACCCTCTTTTTCTCGAGCTCGGCTTCGCACCGGCTGGTGCGTGGCTCGCCGGTATTGCGCTGGCGGTCCAGCTTACCTTCCTGCTGCTGACGTTCCCTGAGTGGTACGTCATCAACACCTGCGGGGTGCTGATTTCGGCCGGCGCGGCAGCCATCTTTGGCATTTCGTTCGGGCTGGTCCCGGCGCTGCTGTTGCTCGTGGGGCTGGCAATCTACGACGCGTGGGCGGTCTACCGCACCGGTCACATGGTTGACCTGGCCGACACGGTGATGGAGCTGCGGCTGCCAATCCTGCTGGTGATGCCGAAGACGCGGGGCTACTCGTTCCTGAAGCAGCGCAGTCTGCAGGCGCAGCTTGTTTCGGGCGAGGAGCGCGAGGCGATGTTCATGGGGCTGGGTGACATCGTGATTCCCGGCGTACTGGCCGTTTCCGCCAAGGCGACCCTTGGCTGGGGAGTCGGCCTGGGCGCATTGCTGGGTGGGCTGGCCGGCTTCGCGGTGCTGATGCACTTCGTGCTCGGCGGCCGCCCGCAGGCGGGGCTGCCGTTGCTCAATGGCGGCGCCATCCTGGGCTGGGCACTCGCCGCTTTCCTGCTGACCGGCAGTCTGGGACTGTAG